In Magnetococcales bacterium, the following proteins share a genomic window:
- a CDS encoding PqqD family protein has translation MSAELGDILRDLIGKDRLPALAISANGFAFDPRSGQSFTVNHTGIDTVELLLANGSIEATVDELSKRYDVPVDVVLGGVEVFIRQLSRYLA, from the coding sequence ATGTCTGCCGAGCTTGGGGATATCTTGCGTGATCTGATCGGAAAGGACCGACTGCCCGCTCTGGCCATCAGCGCCAACGGGTTTGCCTTCGACCCGCGCTCCGGCCAAAGCTTCACCGTCAATCACACCGGCATCGACACCGTGGAGCTGCTGCTGGCCAACGGCAGCATCGAAGCCACGGTGGATGAGCTGTCCAAACGTTATGACGTACCGGTCGACGTCGTGCTGGGCGGTGTCGAAGTCTTCATTCGCCAGTTGTCCCGCTACCTGGCATGA